The DNA segment TCTTGCCGAATGGCCAAAATATGATCCGGCGTTAATTATTGAAGAAGAAATTGATTTGATTGTGCAGATAAACGGAAAAATGCGCGATAGCATTAAAGTGAAAGCCGATATTAGTGAAGAAGAAGCAAAAAAAGTTGCCGTGGAAAGTGAGAAAATAAAAAAGTGGATTGAAAGACAGAAAATTAAAAAAATAATTTTTGTAAAAGGAAAGTTAGTGAATATTGTGGTGTAATTTTTGAGGAGGGCCTTCGACAGGCTCAGGCCATAAATAATTTTATTCCCTGAGCGAGTGAAGTGAGTCGAAGGGCTGGAGGGCATGTCTAAATCAAAAATATTTTTCTATTCTTGTTTGTTTTTTATTGTCGGAGTTGGTCTCGCGTCATATTTATCATTGCCGCTTTGGGCCGCGTTCGCGATTTTAGTCGTCGGATGCGGTTTTTTGTTTTTCGGGTGGCCGGACAAGAAAAAATTTATTGTTCTCGGTCTTGCCGGAATTTTTCTGTTTTTGGGAACGTTGCGTTTTGAGGCCGGAACTCCGCCGCGAGATGAAAATCAAATCAGTTTTTATAATGGTAAGGAAAGAATTTTTGTTGGTATCGTAGCGGCTGAGCCAGATACCCGAGACAACGGCGTGAAGCTGAAAGTGAAGAGTGAAAAATTGGAAACAGGAGGTAGATGGCGTGAAGTTCACGGCAATGTTTTAGTCAATGCTAAACTTTATCCGGTTTTCCATTATGGCGATGAATTAGAAATAAAATGTAAATTGCGCGAACCGGAGCCGATCGAAGATTTTGCTTATGATAAATATTTAGCAAAAGAAAATATTTATTCATTATGTTATTGGCCAGAAATAAAATTTATAAAAAGCGGCGAGGGAAATAAAATTGTGGCGGGAATTTTTTGGGCGAAAGAAAAATTAGTGGCAACCGTAAACCGAATTTTGCCAGAACCGCAGGCAGCGTTTTTGGGCGGCTTGCTTTACGGCGCGAAGCGCGGTATTCCGGCGGATCTTACGGAAAAATTTAACATCACGGGTACGACGCACATTATCGCGATTTCTGGATATAATATTACAATTATTGCGGTTTTGCTTCTGCGAATCGCTAAAAATATCGGAATCGGCCGAAAAAAATCTTTTTGGTTCGCGCTTTCCGGAATTTTATTTTTTGTAATCTTAACCGGTGCCCAAGCTTCGGTTGTCCGCGCGGCATTGATGGGTTCGCTCGTGCTCCTCGCAACTCAAGTCGGCCGGATTTCTAAAATTACAAACGCGCTCTTGCTCGCCGCCGCAGCAATGCTCATTTTTAATCCAAAAATTTTGGCGTTTGATGTTGGATTCCAATTATCTTTCGCCGCGACAATTGGTCTTGTTTTTCTTTCGCCGATTTTTGAAAAATATTTTTCCAAATTGCCGTCGGTATTTGGCGCCAAGGAAACTTTTACCACGACAATGTCGGCGATTGTTTTAACCTTACCTTTAATTTTATACAACTTCGGGAGAATTTCGTTTATCGCGCCGCTCGCCAACATTTTTATTTTACCGGCGATTCCACTCGCCATGGCGGTCGGATCAGTCGCCGTGCTCGGCGGATTAATTTATTTCGGGTTGGGCCAAATCATCGGCTGGTTTGCTTGGCTCGTTTTAAGTTATATAATTAAGGTGGTGGAGTTTTTGGCGGCCGTTCCTTGGGCCTCCGGCGAGGCGGGGAAAATCCACTGGATTTTTTTGATAATATTTTATTTATTAATTAGTTGGTTTATTTGGTATCAGCGCAGAAAAATTAAGACTGATAATTTGGAAATTAATGTTTAATAATTTTAAAAATAAAAAATTAGTGACGCGCCTCGCAGGTTTGTTCTCGGCGATAATTATTTTGGTTGGCGTTTCTCTTTTTCAATTTTTTGAAGAAGGTAAGGCGCTTGAAGTTGATTTTTTAGATGTCGGCCAGGGTGACGCGATTTTAATAAAGACGCCGGATCACCAGAGAATTTTGATTGATGGCGGACCATCAAGCACGGTCGTAAATAAACTCGGCGAGAATTTGCCATTTTTTGAAAAAGAAATTGATTTAATAATTTTAACCCATCCCCACGCCGATCATCTGGTCGGGTTGATCGAAGTTTTAAAAAGGTATGAAGTGAAAAAGATTTTATCAACAGGTGTGTTGTTTACCACGCCGGATTATTTGGCTTGGCTTCAAGAGATCAAGAATCAAAACGTACCGATGGAAATCGTGAAAGCCGGAGAGACACTTGATTTCGGCGGGGGAGTAAGAATGGAAATTTTTTATCCGGTGGAAGATTTGACGGGAAAGTCGGTAGAAAATTTGAAC comes from the Patescibacteria group bacterium genome and includes:
- a CDS encoding ComEC/Rec2 family competence protein, yielding MSKSKIFFYSCLFFIVGVGLASYLSLPLWAAFAILVVGCGFLFFGWPDKKKFIVLGLAGIFLFLGTLRFEAGTPPRDENQISFYNGKERIFVGIVAAEPDTRDNGVKLKVKSEKLETGGRWREVHGNVLVNAKLYPVFHYGDELEIKCKLREPEPIEDFAYDKYLAKENIYSLCYWPEIKFIKSGEGNKIVAGIFWAKEKLVATVNRILPEPQAAFLGGLLYGAKRGIPADLTEKFNITGTTHIIAISGYNITIIAVLLLRIAKNIGIGRKKSFWFALSGILFFVILTGAQASVVRAALMGSLVLLATQVGRISKITNALLLAAAAMLIFNPKILAFDVGFQLSFAATIGLVFLSPIFEKYFSKLPSVFGAKETFTTTMSAIVLTLPLILYNFGRISFIAPLANIFILPAIPLAMAVGSVAVLGGLIYFGLGQIIGWFAWLVLSYIIKVVEFLAAVPWASGEAGKIHWIFLIIFYLLISWFIWYQRRKIKTDNLEINV
- a CDS encoding ComEC/Rec2 family competence protein produces the protein MFNNFKNKKLVTRLAGLFSAIIILVGVSLFQFFEEGKALEVDFLDVGQGDAILIKTPDHQRILIDGGPSSTVVNKLGENLPFFEKEIDLIILTHPHADHLVGLIEVLKRYEVKKILSTGVLFTTPDYLAWLQEIKNQNVPMEIVKAGETLDFGGGVRMEIFYPVEDLTGKSVENLNDTSIVGKLIFGQTSFLFTGDAEMEAEEDLISRGVDLQADVLKVAHHGSKNATSDNFLKKVQPKFAVISVGKNNSFGHPNLMAIKRLEKNGVEIFRTDQDGDIKITSDGEKINFK